The following are encoded in a window of Arvicanthis niloticus isolate mArvNil1 chromosome 1, mArvNil1.pat.X, whole genome shotgun sequence genomic DNA:
- the LOC117723840 gene encoding olfactory receptor 5B2-like: protein MEHAPLSQSDTWYPETGHLLTPRLLLENCTKVREFILLGLTDDPGLQVPLFIMFTLIYLTDVVGNMGMIMLVLMDSHLHTPMYLFLCNLSLVDLGYSSAVTPMVMSEFFIVTKMVSYNACAAQMFFFVGCATGENYLLASMAYDRYVAVCKPLHYSTRMTTSVCICLSIGSYICGFLNAIFHVGDIFSLSFCKSNVVHHFFCDVPAVLALSCSDIHLSEVILVFLSTFNVFFALLIILVSYLFIFTTILKMKSDQGHQKALSTCAAHLTVVSIFYSTVIFMYLQPSSNHFMDADKIASMFYTMVIPTLNPLVYSLRNKEVNNAFKKVVEKAKFLCKSEISG, encoded by the coding sequence GACATCTACTGACTCCCAGATTGTTGCTGGAGAATTGTACCAAAGTGAGAGAGTTCATTCTCCTGGGGCTAACTGATGACCCAGGCCTGCAGGTTCCCCTTTTCATCATGTTCACCCTCATTTACCTCACTGATGTGGTTGGAAACATGGGAATGATAATGTTGGTTCTTATGGACTCTCATTTGCACACCCCTATGTACCTTTTCCTTTGTAACCTGTCCCTTGTAGACTTGGGTTACTCCTCAGCTGTCACTCCCATGGTCATGTCTGAGTTCTTTATAGTCACCAAGATGGTCTCCTATAATGCCTGTGCTGCACAGATGTTCTTCTTTGTAGGTTGTGCCACTGGAGAAAATTACCTCTTAGCATcaatggcctatgaccgctatgtagCAGTGTGCAAACCCCTGCATTATTCCACAAGGATGACAACaagtgtttgtatttgtttgagCATTGGCTCTTATATCTGTGGTTTCTTGAATGCTATTTTTCATGTTGGAGACATATTCAGCCTCTCTTTTTGTAAGTCTAATGTGGTCCATCACTTTTTCTGTGATGTTCCAGCAGTCCTTGCTCTATCTTGCTCTGATATACACCTCAGTGAAGTGATTCTTGTTTTTTTGTCAACCTTCAATGTCTTCTTTGCTCTTCTGATCATCTTAGTTTCCTATCTCTTTATATTTACTACCATCTTAAAGATGAAATCTGACCAGGGACACCAAAAAGCTTTGTCCACCTGTGCCGCCCACCTCACTGTAGTCTCCATATTTTATAGCACTGTCATTTTCATGTACTTACAACCAAGTTCCAATCATTTCATGGATGCAGATAAAATAGCATCTATGTTCTACACTATGGTTATTCCCACACTAAACCCTTTGGTCTATAGCCTAAGGAACAAGGAAGTCAACAATGCATTCAAGAAAGTGGTTGAAAAGGCAAAATTTTTATGTAAGAGTGAGATTTCAGGTTGA